One window of the Eucalyptus grandis isolate ANBG69807.140 chromosome 8, ASM1654582v1, whole genome shotgun sequence genome contains the following:
- the LOC104416632 gene encoding protein DETOXIFICATION 49 has translation MQGHNDRETFSAPLLGHDHSSDTSPLLETLVGLSNEEDQPTRQSSFEVFEELKKLYAIALPLIVSALVMYGKSALSVLFLGQIGKEALAGGTLAMGIANITGYSIIAGLALGMEAITSQACGARRWPLMVQTLQRTITILTLASVPISFLWLYVKPILLLCGQDPKIVTVATVYLTYVIPDLFFQSLINPLRIYLRSQNITVPLMLSAGFGLILHVPVNYLLVHHYKLGVKGIAIAVSITDLIILAVLVLCIYFSRTCRESWQAWSLKCFKEWSTILWLAIPSCISVCLEWWWYELMIVLAGVLPNAADAVSAMGVLIQATALIYIFPSSLGLALSARVGNELGAARPEHARATSLVALACAVATGLIVMLCTIIMRTVWGRFFTKDGAILVLTAAALPVVGLCELGNCPQTTVCGALRGSARPTLGANINLVAFYFVGLPVAGIMCFKIGMGLLGLWMGLLAAQGVCAVVMVVMLMRTDWAEEARKARELTANREEPDDDGENSDQRPK, from the exons ATGCAAGGTCACAATGACAGAGAGACATTTTCTGCGCCTCTTCTGGGTCACGATCATAGCTCTGATACATCACCCCTTTTAGAAACTTTAGTGGGTCTATCAAATGAAGAAGATCAGCCAACGAGGCAATCGAGTTTTGAG GTGTTTGAAGAGTTAAAAAAGCTATATGCCATAGCGCTACCTCTCATCGTTTCTGCCTTAGTCATGTACGGGAAATCTGCGTTATCGGTGTTGTTCCTGGGCCAGATCGGGAAAGAAGCACTGGCCGGAGGCACGCTCGCGATGGGTATTGCTAACATCACTGGGTACTCCATCATCGCGGGCCTCGCCCTCGGCATGGAGGCCATCACCTCTCAGGCCTGCGGGGCGAGGCGGTGGCCGCTCATGGTCCAAACCCTACAACGCACCATCACGATCCTGACCCTCGCCTCCGTACCcatctccttcctttggctctaTGTCAAGCCGATTCTCCTCCTGTGCGGCCAGGACCCGAAAATAGTCACAGTCGCCACGGTCTATCTCACATACGTGATCCCGGATCTTTTCTTCCAATCTCTCATCAATCCACTCAGAATCTACCTTAGATCACAAAACATCACAGTCCCTCTCATGCTCAGCGCAGGGTTTGGGCTTATCCTCCATGTCCCAGTCAATTATCTTCTCGTTCATCACTACAAACTTGGTGTCAAGGGCATAGCAATTGCTGTGTCCATAACCGACTTAATCATTCTGGCCGTACTTGTTTTGTGCATCTACTTCTCTAGGACTTGTAGAGAGTCGTGGCAAGCTTGGTCCCTCAAGTGCTTCAAGGAGTGGAGTACCATTCTCTGGTTGGCCATCCCGAGTTGCATCTCGGTGTGCCTGGAGTGGTGGTGGTACGAGCTCATGATCGTCCTCGCCGGGGTCCTCCCGAACGCAGCCGATGCAGTGAGCGCCATGGGGGTTTTGATCCAGGCGACCGCGTTGATCTACATCTTCCCCTCGTCGCTCGGGCTCGCGTTGTCGGCCCGGGTTGGGAACGAGCTCGGGGCGGCCCGGCCCGAGCACGCCAGGGCCACCTCCCTAGTGGCCCTGGCCTGCGCCGTTGCCACTGGCCTCATCGTGATGCTGTGCACGATCATCATGAGGACCGTGTGGGGCCGGTTCTTCACCAAGGACGGAGCTATTCTGGTGTTGACCGCCGCAGCATTGCCGGTGGTGGGGTTGTGCGAGCTAGGGAACTGCCCTCAGACCACCGTGTGTGGGGCATTGAGGGGCAGCGCGCGGCCCACTCTAGGGGCCAACATCAACTTGGTGGCCTTCTACTTCGTTGGGCTGCCGGTGGCGGGCATCATGTGCTTCAAGATCGGTATGGGCCTCTTGGGCCTCTGGATGGGCCTCCTTGCGGCGCAGGGAGTCTGCGCCGTCGTGATGGTGGTCATGTTGATGAGAACGGACTGGGCTGAGGAAGCAAGGAAGGCCCGAGAGCTGACGGCCAACCGCGAGGAGCCAGACGACGACGGAGAGAATTCCGACCAACGTCCAAAATAG